A stretch of the Paenibacillus dendritiformis genome encodes the following:
- the glyS gene encoding glycine--tRNA ligase subunit beta, which yields MPKDILLELGLEEVPARFMRPAMEQLESRMERWLKESRIGFAGIQVYGTPRRLAVIVREAADKQTDIHEEVKGPARKIALDVNGAWTKAALGFARSQGIEPEQLFFRELNGVEYVYANKSSIGAETSAVLGEGLASLIQAMTFPKNMRWGDKEMRYVRPIRWIVALHGTDIIPLEIAGVKAGNVSRGHRFLGGDVTIDEPAHYVECLRGQHVIADADERAAEITRQIDALAAEKGWHIAVKDDLLEEVLFLVEYPTVLYGTFDEAFLHIPQDVLITSMREHQRYFPVLNAERQLLPYFVTVRNGDTAGLDQVVKGNEKVLRARLSDAKFFYEEDQKLRIIDCVHKLDSIVFHEELGTIGDKIRRLHAIADALALAVETDRETALWVSRAADICKFDLVTQMVYEFPELQGMMGEDYARKAGEPEAVARAINEHYKPRYSGDPAPDTLVGCIISLADKLDTLVGCFAIGIIPTGSQDPYGLRRQATGIVQVLLERGLPLTLHMMLDIALDVHEKAQLLKRSSEEVRRDLVEFFGLRVKNVLADTVRYDVADAIMASGYDDVKQTVARAEALMQAVAAEEFKLTAESFNRVCNLAAKAESEAIDAARFEHEAERELFERWIEVHEAYEAAFADAAEALAVLGRLQDPVNRFFEQVMVMAEDEAVRANRLALLANIAADIRRYADFSKLVWAS from the coding sequence ATGCCTAAAGATATACTGTTGGAGCTTGGACTGGAAGAAGTGCCGGCACGCTTCATGCGCCCCGCGATGGAGCAGCTGGAGAGCCGGATGGAGCGCTGGCTGAAGGAATCTCGGATCGGATTCGCCGGCATCCAAGTGTACGGGACGCCTCGCCGATTGGCGGTCATCGTTCGCGAAGCTGCCGATAAGCAGACGGATATTCACGAGGAAGTAAAAGGACCGGCCCGCAAGATTGCGCTTGACGTGAACGGCGCATGGACCAAGGCCGCGCTTGGCTTTGCCCGCAGTCAAGGCATTGAGCCGGAGCAGCTGTTTTTCCGGGAGTTGAACGGCGTTGAATACGTGTACGCGAACAAGAGCAGCATCGGGGCGGAGACGTCCGCCGTGCTGGGCGAAGGCCTCGCTTCGCTGATTCAGGCGATGACCTTCCCGAAAAACATGCGGTGGGGAGACAAGGAAATGCGTTATGTTCGCCCGATCCGCTGGATTGTGGCGCTGCATGGAACCGATATTATTCCGCTGGAAATCGCCGGCGTGAAGGCAGGGAACGTATCCCGCGGCCACCGCTTCCTCGGCGGAGACGTGACGATTGACGAGCCTGCTCATTATGTGGAATGCTTGCGCGGGCAGCATGTCATCGCGGATGCCGATGAGCGGGCGGCGGAGATTACGCGCCAGATTGACGCGTTGGCCGCGGAGAAAGGCTGGCATATCGCCGTCAAGGACGATCTGCTGGAAGAGGTGCTGTTCCTGGTCGAGTATCCGACCGTGCTGTACGGCACATTCGATGAAGCGTTCCTGCACATTCCGCAGGATGTGCTGATTACGTCGATGCGCGAGCATCAGCGTTATTTCCCGGTACTGAATGCGGAGCGGCAGCTGCTGCCATACTTCGTGACTGTCCGGAACGGCGACACGGCCGGACTGGATCAGGTCGTCAAGGGCAACGAGAAGGTGCTTCGCGCCCGCTTGTCGGACGCCAAGTTTTTCTACGAGGAAGATCAGAAGCTGCGCATTATCGATTGCGTGCACAAGCTCGATTCGATCGTGTTCCACGAGGAGCTTGGCACCATCGGCGACAAAATCCGCCGGCTGCACGCGATTGCCGACGCGCTCGCCCTGGCGGTGGAGACCGATCGGGAGACGGCGCTGTGGGTAAGCCGGGCAGCGGATATTTGCAAGTTCGACCTTGTAACGCAAATGGTCTATGAATTTCCGGAGCTGCAGGGCATGATGGGAGAGGATTATGCCCGCAAGGCCGGGGAACCGGAAGCGGTCGCCCGCGCCATCAATGAGCATTACAAGCCACGGTATTCCGGCGATCCGGCTCCCGACACGCTGGTTGGCTGCATTATTAGCCTCGCCGATAAGCTGGATACGCTCGTCGGATGCTTCGCCATCGGCATCATTCCGACTGGCTCGCAGGATCCTTACGGCCTGCGCCGCCAAGCGACCGGGATTGTCCAGGTGCTGCTGGAGCGCGGCCTGCCGCTGACGCTTCATATGATGCTCGATATCGCGCTGGATGTGCATGAGAAAGCGCAATTGCTGAAGCGGAGCAGCGAGGAGGTACGGCGGGATCTCGTTGAATTTTTCGGCTTGCGGGTGAAAAATGTGCTGGCGGACACCGTCCGGTACGATGTGGCCGACGCGATCATGGCCTCCGGCTATGACGATGTCAAGCAGACGGTAGCCCGCGCCGAGGCGCTGATGCAGGCCGTCGCCGCCGAGGAATTCAAGCTGACGGCCGAATCGTTCAACCGGGTATGCAATCTGGCGGCCAAGGCGGAATCGGAAGCGATCGATGCCGCCCGGTTCGAGCATGAGGCGGAGCGGGAACTGTTCGAGCGCTGGATCGAAGTGCACGAGGCGTATGAAGCGGCGTTCGCGGATGCGGCCGAAGCGCTTGCCGTGCTGGGACGGCTTCAAGATCCGGTCAACCGCTTCTTCGAGCAAGTGATGGTCATGGCGGAGGATGAGGCGGTCCGGGCGAACCGGCTGGCGCTGCTGGCCAACATCGCGGCCGATATCCGGCGGTATGCCGATTTCTCGAAGCTGGTCTGGGCATCCTGA
- a CDS encoding YqzL family protein codes for MTGDVDAYLLYKQSRQLSETEESSLDVPPLESSAES; via the coding sequence ATGACGGGAGATGTTGATGCTTATTTGTTGTATAAGCAGTCCAGACAGCTGTCGGAAACGGAAGAATCTTCGCTAGACGTACCGCCGTTGGAGAGTTCAGCGGAATCATAG
- a CDS encoding YaiI/YqxD family protein → MSDKLRIVVDADACPVKNEIIAAALEHEAAVLFVASYAAFAPDWQLTNCDIHTVFVDQAFQAADIYIANAARSGDIVVTSDYGLAALCLPRGASVLMPRGGELTADNVDEYLSRRHFSAKARRAGLRTKGPRAMSEQDRISFQHKLTKLLQREQEKLSP, encoded by the coding sequence ATGTCTGACAAGCTTCGAATTGTGGTGGATGCGGATGCCTGCCCGGTCAAAAACGAGATTATCGCCGCTGCGCTGGAGCACGAGGCCGCCGTTTTGTTCGTCGCTTCCTATGCGGCGTTTGCCCCGGATTGGCAGTTGACGAACTGCGACATTCATACTGTCTTTGTCGATCAGGCGTTCCAGGCGGCGGATATCTATATCGCGAATGCAGCGCGGTCAGGAGACATAGTCGTGACAAGCGACTATGGGTTGGCCGCGCTCTGTCTGCCGCGCGGAGCTTCCGTATTGATGCCGCGGGGCGGGGAATTGACCGCCGATAATGTGGATGAATATTTGTCGAGGCGGCATTTTTCGGCCAAGGCCCGCAGGGCGGGGCTTCGCACGAAGGGGCCCCGCGCGATGAGCGAACAGGACCGGATCAGCTTCCAACATAAGTTGACAAAACTTTTGCAGCGGGAGCAGGAGAAATTGAGCCCGTAG
- the glyQ gene encoding glycine--tRNA ligase subunit alpha: MNFQQMILTLQQFWSEQNCILVQPYDVEKGAGTMNPMTFLRSIGPEPWNVAYVEPSRRPADGRYGENPNRLYQHHQFQVILKPSPDNIQELYLDSLRRLGIDPLQHDIRFVEDNWEAPTLGAWGLGWEVWLDGMEITQFTYFQQVGGIDAHPVSVEITYGLERLASYIQEKENVFDLEWVDGVTYGDVFHQPEYEHSKYTFEVSDTAMLFSLFTMYEQEANRAMAQHLVFPAYDYVLKCSHTFNLLDARGAISVTERTGYIVRVRNLARQVAATYLEEREKLGFPLLKKGEERHA, from the coding sequence ATGAATTTTCAGCAAATGATTTTAACGCTTCAACAATTCTGGTCCGAGCAGAATTGTATCCTCGTCCAGCCCTATGACGTGGAAAAGGGCGCCGGGACAATGAATCCGATGACGTTTTTGCGCTCCATCGGGCCCGAGCCGTGGAATGTCGCTTATGTGGAGCCATCCCGCCGCCCGGCGGACGGCCGCTATGGGGAGAACCCGAACCGGCTGTATCAGCATCATCAGTTCCAAGTGATTCTGAAGCCTTCGCCGGACAATATTCAGGAGCTCTATCTTGACAGCTTGCGCCGACTCGGCATTGATCCGCTTCAGCATGACATCCGGTTCGTCGAGGATAACTGGGAGGCTCCGACGCTGGGCGCATGGGGGCTCGGCTGGGAAGTATGGCTGGACGGGATGGAGATTACGCAGTTCACTTATTTCCAGCAGGTCGGGGGCATTGACGCTCATCCGGTATCGGTCGAGATTACGTATGGGCTGGAGCGCCTGGCTTCGTATATTCAAGAAAAAGAAAATGTGTTCGATCTGGAATGGGTCGATGGGGTCACCTACGGCGACGTCTTCCACCAGCCGGAATACGAGCATTCGAAATATACGTTTGAAGTGAGCGACACGGCGATGCTGTTCTCGCTGTTCACGATGTATGAGCAGGAAGCGAACCGGGCGATGGCGCAGCATCTCGTGTTCCCGGCCTACGATTATGTGCTCAAATGCTCGCACACGTTCAATCTGCTCGATGCGCGCGGAGCCATCAGCGTGACCGAACGCACCGGGTATATTGTGCGGGTGCGCAATCTGGCCCGCCAGGTGGCGGCCACGTATTTGGAGGAACGGGAGAAGCTCGGCTTCCCGCTGTTGAAGAAGGGAGAGGAACGCCATGCCTAA
- a CDS encoding diacylglycerol kinase family protein: protein MRRPWADTFRAAWEGILYALRTQRNMRVHAAAAVAACLLGAGFGISAGEWLWLILAITLVVSAELINTAVESAVDLTMPDLHPLAKIAKDTAAGAVLVTAVFAVIVGAVLFAGRLLQLLRSFL, encoded by the coding sequence ATGAGACGGCCGTGGGCGGACACATTCCGGGCAGCCTGGGAAGGCATCCTCTATGCTCTCCGCACCCAGCGAAATATGCGCGTGCATGCGGCGGCCGCCGTGGCGGCCTGTCTGTTGGGAGCGGGCTTCGGGATATCGGCCGGCGAATGGCTGTGGCTGATTCTCGCGATCACGCTGGTGGTGTCAGCTGAACTGATCAATACGGCGGTGGAATCAGCGGTCGATCTGACGATGCCCGACCTGCATCCTCTTGCTAAAATCGCGAAGGATACCGCCGCCGGAGCCGTGTTGGTGACGGCGGTATTTGCCGTTATTGTCGGGGCGGTCTTGTTCGCAGGGCGTCTGCTGCAACTGCTGCGGAGCTTCTTATAA
- the era gene encoding GTPase Era: MNTFQDEPKPTRTSFKSGFVAIVGRPNVGKSTLMNHVIGQKIAIMSDKPQTTRNKIHGVYTTEDTQIVFLDTPGIHKRKSKLGDYMNQVAYNTLNEVEVILFLVDVSAGLGSGDKFVMEQLAKVKTPVILVMNKIDQVHPDELPPMIKSYHELFEFAEIVPISALHGNNVNRLLDVLGSYMPEGPKYYPDDQITDHPEQFVVAELIREKILHLTREEIPHSIAVAIEDMRLQDNGVVYISAVIYVERDSQKGIVIGKQGALLKEIGKLARQDIEHLLGSKTFMELWVKVKKDWRNQERILRDLGFRHDA, encoded by the coding sequence TTGAACACATTTCAAGACGAACCGAAACCGACTCGAACTTCATTCAAATCGGGCTTTGTAGCGATCGTTGGACGGCCGAATGTCGGCAAGTCGACGTTAATGAATCATGTGATCGGGCAGAAAATCGCCATTATGTCCGACAAGCCGCAGACCACGCGGAACAAAATTCACGGCGTCTATACAACGGAAGATACGCAAATCGTATTTCTCGATACGCCGGGAATTCATAAGCGCAAATCGAAGCTGGGCGATTATATGAACCAGGTGGCCTATAACACCTTGAACGAGGTGGAGGTCATTTTATTTCTTGTCGATGTTTCAGCGGGCCTCGGAAGCGGGGATAAATTTGTTATGGAGCAGCTGGCGAAGGTGAAGACGCCGGTCATTCTCGTGATGAACAAAATTGATCAGGTGCACCCCGATGAGCTGCCGCCAATGATTAAGTCGTATCATGAACTGTTCGAATTCGCGGAGATCGTGCCTATCTCTGCGCTTCACGGCAATAACGTCAACCGGCTGCTGGACGTGCTCGGCTCCTATATGCCGGAAGGGCCGAAGTATTATCCGGACGATCAGATCACCGATCATCCGGAGCAGTTCGTCGTGGCCGAGCTGATCCGGGAGAAAATATTGCACCTTACCCGGGAAGAGATCCCGCACTCGATAGCGGTCGCGATCGAGGATATGAGACTGCAGGATAACGGCGTCGTGTATATCTCCGCCGTGATCTATGTCGAGCGCGATTCTCAGAAGGGCATCGTCATCGGCAAGCAAGGCGCGCTCCTGAAGGAGATTGGCAAGCTTGCCCGCCAGGATATTGAGCATTTGCTCGGATCGAAAACGTTCATGGAGCTATGGGTCAAAGTGAAGAAGGACTGGCGAAATCAAGAGCGGATTCTTCGCGATCTCGGCTTCCGCCACGATGCGTAA
- the ybeY gene encoding rRNA maturation RNase YbeY, producing the protein MHTLKLEWNNDQEKLPIEPPLIELLERILQEAARAEGVDGGEVALTFVDDAAIHELNREYRGIDRPTDVLSFAMRESTDEEMDILYEVEEDAELEGLNDDLLGDIIISTERAQAQADEYGHSLEREIGFLFVHGFLHLLGYDHQDEKSEREMMDKQEAVLARVGLNR; encoded by the coding sequence ATGCACACACTGAAGCTGGAATGGAACAATGATCAGGAGAAGCTTCCGATTGAACCGCCGCTCATCGAGCTGCTGGAGCGGATATTGCAAGAAGCGGCCCGGGCGGAAGGCGTGGATGGCGGAGAGGTGGCCCTCACCTTCGTCGACGACGCGGCCATCCACGAGTTGAACCGCGAGTATCGCGGCATCGATCGCCCGACGGACGTGCTGTCCTTCGCGATGCGCGAATCGACCGATGAAGAGATGGACATCTTATACGAAGTGGAAGAGGATGCCGAGCTGGAAGGCCTCAACGATGATTTGCTGGGAGACATTATCATCTCCACCGAACGCGCGCAGGCCCAGGCCGACGAATACGGTCATTCCCTTGAACGGGAAATCGGATTTTTGTTCGTGCACGGCTTCCTGCATCTGCTCGGCTATGATCATCAGGACGAGAAGAGCGAGCGCGAGATGATGGACAAGCAGGAGGCGGTTCTTGCCCGGGTTGGGCTGAACCGCTAA
- a CDS encoding HD family phosphohydrolase — MLKTNRSGDGSKPARQVNMSGWKYSVGVRFLLFFLITLLFYLSLAPSVLPEKFDIEVNVRSEKDIIAPIQIPDKKATLKAQDQAAERVQPIYDIISLRNERLSDSIFDRIEQLNSDETISYSQKVDVFRREIPEMVKDHVRQFLTTGRNTNTYSSVMLEEISKRLEEQTYRIPEETYIKIARLTKEDITEMKSVARELVSKLMSDAVPEAAIARAKVPEYVNASSLNKRSAREVVQELVRLVITPNKFYDDEATKEAKVQARENTPPVFIKQGDIFVKKGQLITQEMYDLLRENDLLKTEVNYWPQFGLLLLSALFSLVLFMFMRQASHTHFKFNNVQLLMLLLIFTINIIAVHIIAYSQTEDAVFIGYAAPVAMGVMLITLLIDLPLAYISAVVLSVVASIILNTHQGALFDFHFGFFALVTSYAAIFAIHRASQRSTILKAGIMVCIFGSLTVLTLSMLNGDALNQRETMLAAAFAFASGLLNAVLVMGLMPFFEVTFGILSALKLVELSNPNHPLLRKLLTETPGTYHHSVMVGNLAEQAAEAIGANGLLCRVGAFYHDIGKTKRPSYFIENQTNMDNPHDFIDPKLSTSIIVAHARDGAEMLKDYKLPKPIRDIAEQHHGTTFLKYFYYKALKLAKEQGKEPDFTEDDFRYPGPKAQSKEAAVVGIADCVEAAVRSLRHPTVEQIESMIQKIIKDRLDDNQFNECDLTLRELDIIGQSLKQTVMGIFHSRIEYPDDPKAKQGGDKPEAGSGEKKEPQADKAVVEAQSDQAPRPGAEPKPEASSSEPDSLPDDKS, encoded by the coding sequence ATGCTAAAGACAAATCGTTCCGGCGACGGAAGCAAGCCGGCCCGGCAAGTGAATATGTCCGGTTGGAAATACAGCGTGGGCGTGCGCTTTCTTTTGTTTTTTCTCATCACGCTGCTGTTCTATCTCAGCTTGGCTCCGAGCGTGCTGCCGGAGAAATTCGATATTGAGGTCAACGTGCGGAGCGAGAAGGACATTATCGCGCCGATTCAGATACCGGACAAGAAGGCAACGCTCAAAGCCCAGGATCAGGCGGCCGAACGGGTGCAGCCGATATACGATATCATATCTTTGCGGAATGAGCGTCTGTCAGACAGCATATTCGATCGGATCGAGCAATTGAACTCGGACGAGACGATCTCTTATTCCCAGAAGGTGGACGTATTCCGCCGGGAGATTCCGGAGATGGTGAAGGATCATGTGCGCCAGTTCCTGACGACGGGACGGAATACCAATACCTATTCTAGCGTGATGCTCGAGGAAATAAGCAAGCGTCTCGAAGAGCAGACTTACCGTATTCCCGAGGAGACGTATATCAAGATCGCGAGATTGACCAAAGAAGATATTACGGAAATGAAATCGGTCGCGCGGGAGCTCGTCTCGAAGCTGATGAGCGATGCGGTGCCCGAAGCGGCGATCGCCCGGGCGAAGGTGCCTGAATACGTCAACGCCAGCTCCCTGAACAAGCGCTCGGCGCGCGAAGTCGTGCAGGAACTGGTCCGGCTGGTCATTACGCCGAACAAGTTTTACGACGATGAAGCGACGAAGGAAGCGAAGGTTCAAGCCCGGGAGAATACGCCGCCGGTATTTATTAAGCAGGGCGATATTTTCGTCAAAAAGGGCCAGCTGATCACCCAAGAAATGTATGATCTGCTGCGTGAGAACGATCTGCTGAAGACCGAAGTCAACTATTGGCCGCAATTCGGCCTGCTGCTTCTGTCGGCCCTGTTCTCGCTTGTCTTGTTCATGTTCATGCGCCAGGCAAGTCATACGCATTTCAAGTTCAACAATGTGCAGCTGTTGATGTTGCTGCTTATTTTCACGATCAACATCATTGCCGTTCATATTATCGCGTACTCGCAGACGGAAGACGCGGTATTTATCGGCTACGCGGCGCCGGTCGCCATGGGCGTCATGCTGATTACGCTCTTGATCGATCTGCCGCTTGCCTATATTAGCGCGGTCGTATTGAGCGTCGTCGCCAGCATTATTTTGAACACGCATCAGGGCGCCTTATTCGATTTTCATTTTGGCTTTTTTGCCCTCGTCACATCCTATGCGGCGATATTCGCGATCCACCGCGCGAGCCAGCGCTCGACGATATTGAAGGCGGGCATAATGGTGTGCATTTTCGGCAGCTTGACGGTGCTGACGCTGTCCATGCTGAACGGAGATGCGCTCAATCAGCGCGAGACGATGCTTGCGGCGGCGTTCGCCTTCGCGAGCGGGCTGCTGAATGCGGTGCTGGTGATGGGATTGATGCCGTTTTTCGAGGTGACCTTCGGCATTTTGTCCGCGCTGAAGCTGGTCGAGCTGTCGAACCCGAACCATCCGCTGCTTCGGAAGCTCCTGACCGAGACGCCGGGCACGTATCACCACAGCGTCATGGTCGGCAATCTCGCCGAGCAGGCGGCCGAAGCGATCGGCGCCAACGGGCTGCTCTGCCGCGTCGGCGCGTTCTACCACGATATCGGCAAGACGAAGCGTCCGAGCTATTTCATCGAGAATCAGACGAATATGGACAATCCGCATGATTTCATCGATCCGAAGCTGAGCACTTCGATTATTGTCGCCCATGCCCGCGACGGGGCCGAGATGCTCAAGGACTACAAGCTGCCGAAGCCGATTCGGGATATCGCCGAGCAGCATCACGGCACGACGTTTTTGAAGTATTTCTATTACAAGGCGCTGAAGCTGGCCAAGGAGCAGGGCAAGGAGCCTGATTTCACGGAGGATGACTTCCGTTATCCGGGACCGAAGGCGCAATCGAAGGAAGCGGCCGTCGTCGGCATTGCCGACTGCGTGGAAGCGGCGGTGCGTTCGCTCCGCCACCCGACCGTGGAGCAGATCGAATCGATGATTCAAAAAATCATTAAAGACCGTCTGGATGACAATCAATTCAATGAATGCGATCTGACCCTGCGCGAATTGGACATTATCGGCCAGTCGCTGAAGCAGACCGTCATGGGGATATTCCATTCCCGGATCGAATATCCGGACGATCCGAAGGCGAAGCAGGGCGGCGACAAGCCGGAAGCCGGGTCCGGCGAGAAGAAGGAGCCGCAGGCGGATAAGGCGGTTGTCGAGGCGCAGTCCGACCAAGCGCCAAGGCCGGGAGCCGAGCCGAAGCCGGAAGCGTCAAGCAGCGAACCGGATTCGCTACCGGACGACAAATCGTAG
- the recO gene encoding DNA repair protein RecO, translating to MLYRVEGIVIRSMDYGEGNKIITLCTKPHGKVGVLVRGAKKVRSRHAAATQLFTYGEYVFFRGMGHIGTLNSCEILEGHHTLREQLHLAAYASYAVELVDRALQDEEAGGAMFDQLHAYLEALQAGKDAQVTTHLLEMKLWQRTGVAPQLYACVSCGREDELSGVGWRLGGALCRACLMREHERYKAGPAMLNLLRQFEKTDLRRLGNVSLKPETKLRLRAFMRGYMDTHVGVRLKSQQFLDQMEKYDLGNLDE from the coding sequence GTGCTATATCGGGTGGAAGGAATCGTCATCCGCAGTATGGATTATGGGGAAGGGAACAAGATCATCACGCTATGCACCAAACCGCACGGCAAAGTCGGCGTCCTGGTGCGGGGAGCCAAGAAGGTGCGCAGCCGTCATGCGGCTGCCACTCAGCTCTTTACATACGGGGAATATGTCTTTTTCCGGGGAATGGGGCATATCGGCACCTTGAATTCATGCGAGATTCTGGAGGGGCATCATACGCTGCGCGAGCAGCTTCATCTGGCCGCCTACGCCTCTTATGCCGTAGAATTGGTCGATCGGGCCTTGCAGGACGAGGAGGCCGGCGGCGCCATGTTCGATCAACTGCATGCCTATTTGGAGGCGCTGCAAGCCGGCAAGGATGCGCAGGTGACGACGCATCTGCTGGAGATGAAGCTGTGGCAGCGCACGGGCGTCGCTCCGCAGCTCTACGCCTGCGTCAGCTGCGGCAGGGAGGACGAGCTGAGCGGAGTCGGGTGGCGTCTCGGCGGAGCGCTCTGCCGTGCCTGCCTGATGCGGGAGCATGAGCGGTACAAGGCGGGCCCGGCGATGCTGAACCTGCTCCGCCAGTTCGAGAAGACGGATCTCCGCCGGCTGGGGAATGTGTCGTTGAAGCCGGAGACGAAGCTGCGGCTGCGCGCGTTCATGCGCGGCTATATGGACACGCATGTCGGCGTCCGCTTGAAGTCGCAGCAGTTCCTCGATCAGATGGAGAAGTATGATTTGGGCAATCTTGACGAGTAG